In Flavobacteriales bacterium, one genomic interval encodes:
- a CDS encoding aromatic amino acid lyase — MAVERMDLNGFIDIVLKNASFKPSKAELGVADKSHAYLKKYAEGKVIYGINTGFGPMAQRAIPEADRSSLQYNLVRSHSSGAGADLPDEAVRAMLLVRAVTFLKGGSAVTHGVLEGLTNYLNLGICPRVPELGGVGASGDLVQQAHLGLGLIGEGFGTYKDQKDTMANILKKAGLKPVELGLRDGLAILNGTACMTGIGLLNIHHAYRLLDNAIAMGSVMTEILNSWDDHLSAKLNGAKFHLGQQEVAQRMRAHIEGSELTRDRSSHHYAGKEEVNTEGVFTEIVQEHYSIRCIPQILGPILDTIRNAEKVLLNELHSVDDNPLTDPESGVYHGGNFHGDQVALEMDKLRLAVVKMCMLSERQLNFLMNDKVNQRFPAFLNMERPGITLGMQGMQFTATSTTAENQALSTSLYVHSIPNNNDNQDIVSMGTNAANATTRVLNNTDRVMAIQALAVAQAVDISGEMKKLSGPSVDFYNKVRKASDAITSKSAPSMCIEAVERAIFRPIPAWQK, encoded by the coding sequence ATGGCAGTGGAAAGAATGGATCTGAACGGTTTTATCGACATTGTGTTGAAGAACGCATCCTTCAAGCCTAGCAAGGCTGAGCTGGGCGTTGCGGATAAATCGCATGCATATTTGAAGAAATATGCGGAAGGCAAGGTCATCTACGGCATTAACACGGGGTTCGGCCCCATGGCACAGCGGGCCATTCCAGAGGCCGATCGGTCTTCGTTGCAGTATAATCTGGTTCGCAGCCACTCTTCCGGTGCAGGTGCAGACCTTCCGGATGAAGCTGTTCGGGCCATGTTATTGGTACGTGCCGTCACTTTCTTGAAAGGTGGGTCTGCCGTTACACATGGTGTTCTCGAAGGGTTAACGAATTATTTGAACCTTGGTATTTGTCCACGTGTACCTGAATTAGGCGGTGTTGGAGCCAGTGGTGATCTTGTGCAACAAGCACACTTGGGTTTGGGCCTTATCGGCGAAGGTTTCGGAACCTACAAAGACCAAAAGGATACCATGGCAAATATCCTGAAGAAAGCTGGATTGAAGCCGGTTGAATTGGGCCTTCGCGACGGACTTGCCATATTGAACGGCACCGCCTGTATGACAGGGATCGGGTTGCTCAACATTCACCACGCTTATCGTTTGCTGGATAACGCTATTGCCATGGGATCCGTGATGACGGAGATCCTGAATTCATGGGATGATCATTTGAGTGCCAAATTGAATGGTGCCAAATTCCACCTTGGTCAGCAGGAGGTAGCCCAACGCATGCGCGCTCATATCGAAGGGTCCGAATTGACACGCGATCGCAGCAGCCATCATTATGCGGGCAAGGAAGAGGTGAATACAGAAGGCGTCTTCACCGAGATCGTTCAAGAACATTACAGCATCCGCTGCATTCCGCAGATCCTAGGACCAATTCTGGATACCATTCGCAATGCCGAGAAAGTATTGTTGAACGAATTGCATTCTGTGGATGATAATCCGCTGACCGACCCTGAAAGCGGCGTTTACCATGGCGGTAACTTCCACGGTGATCAAGTTGCTTTGGAAATGGATAAACTACGATTGGCCGTAGTAAAAATGTGCATGTTGAGCGAACGTCAGCTCAATTTCCTGATGAACGATAAGGTGAACCAACGTTTCCCGGCATTCCTCAATATGGAACGGCCTGGCATCACACTCGGAATGCAGGGCATGCAATTCACTGCGACCAGCACCACGGCAGAGAACCAGGCACTTTCAACATCGTTGTACGTGCATAGTATCCCTAACAACAACGACAACCAGGACATTGTGAGCATGGGTACGAATGCTGCCAATGCAACGACACGCGTGCTCAATAATACGGATCGCGTAATGGCCATTCAGGCCTTGGCGGTCGCACAGGCCGTGGACATCAGCGGTGAGATGAAAAAGCTCTCTGGACCGAGTGTTGATTTCTACAATAAGGTGCGCAAAGCCAGCGATGCCATCACATCCAAAAGTGCTCCATCAATGTGCATAGAAGCCGTTGAACGAGCGATCTTCCGACCCATCCCAGCATGGCAGAAGTAA
- a CDS encoding 1-acyl-sn-glycerol-3-phosphate acyltransferase: MAVVMGELVARVYDRTKGLRWIWVFLVLAVIAASLWSASRARFSEDLFDALPRERTLDNYRTLLDASGSTGRIVVGFSGNDTVSMDSLSAHADRSVHFLQTTNGDLVDSVFFRPDPTGFQTAVTEVRKNLPLYADSGVIATVAHWDSVALLNAFADLRNDLARPGAEMDADRIVLDPFGLSDPLIDRVMRSAILGGMAVIDGQLFTTDSAMAVVVVMPSATGITRGKELMQAINGAIGNGPTTNFTGTAFGAVPMAVANADRIADDATMTSIVAVLLIIGLLIWRYRSVRIPLLFFVPPAVGFIIGLGAIAAVRPVISALSLGASAALLGIALDYCFHFFTHLKHTGSIRATLKDVAGPMLLGCFTTVLAFAALSFVGSRILADLGFIAAFLLIGAALTVLFVLPHFAPVPQHTAAVNEIVAEPKKGSALWNLLFIGAVTAVLLPFVNRVSYDNNPEHISYISPEMSAVRDRIEGDTARAVPLFWSATGANEEEARQALENSVDHVRRTMVGSITEQAAMPTDLWPSNERATVRVANWKASFHGEGGDRFKRWFVNAAIQNGFTPDAFDPFLDQLDVDQVRRPAEVVRMIGDAVLVHGSDSVTIAGRMLLPPDEIAALEPMVGSMKNTSVLHRGMLSERIQELVGSDLNAILWRTSLIVFIVLLLTYGRIELALLTFLPMALGWFWILGICGLFGIQFNLVNILVCTFVFGLGDDYCIFTTEGLLARYKTGVDHTRSYRNAVVLSVVTTIIGTGVLLFAEHPALRSIATLSVIGMVVLLVISLTVQPVLFRLFIGGRAAAGKQPFTLFSFLISGFAFLYFLIGCILTALIWLLLLIFPAPKRIKQHWLRHVLRAFTGSLVYAMANTSKDIQGYVPAIKDQPAIIIANHASFIDILAMLMFSSNVVMMTNRWVWNSPFFGRAVRYAGYLRTEDGVEVNTERVREAMAQGLSVIIFPEGTRTKDGTIGRFHKGAFHIAEALQVPIVPVVLHGFGKAMSKNDALLKNALLTIRTLPVIQPSDPQFGEGDRERTKKISAWYKAKYEEIRSTKEGPVWYHEQLMRNFMYKGPVLEWHTRIKARMDAGLHDLLHKRIPIDARIVDLGSGHGMVSFLLGWSAPDRVIQGYERDADKVAIANNAYSRSPNVTFSVADLEGLIPPPADAYILKDVLHYLPPIEQRELILACAKELSPKGAIFVRDGFAANDERHDRTKRTERYSVGLGFNQAKGELHFMTKEGIVAIAKEAGLNVEWATKEMRTSNELVILTKG, encoded by the coding sequence GTGGCAGTGGTAATGGGTGAATTGGTAGCACGAGTTTATGATCGAACGAAAGGGCTGCGCTGGATATGGGTGTTCCTTGTGCTGGCGGTTATTGCCGCCTCGTTGTGGTCAGCTTCCCGCGCACGCTTCAGCGAGGACCTATTTGATGCCCTGCCACGCGAAAGAACGCTGGATAACTACAGGACCCTGTTGGATGCTTCGGGCAGTACCGGACGGATCGTTGTTGGTTTTTCAGGTAATGATACCGTGTCTATGGATAGCCTTTCGGCCCATGCCGATCGGTCCGTTCATTTCTTGCAGACCACGAATGGAGATCTCGTGGATAGCGTTTTCTTTCGGCCGGACCCCACTGGTTTTCAAACTGCGGTTACCGAGGTTCGGAAGAACTTGCCTTTGTACGCAGATAGCGGTGTTATAGCAACTGTGGCGCATTGGGATAGTGTAGCACTGTTGAATGCTTTCGCCGACTTGCGTAATGATCTCGCTCGGCCTGGTGCCGAAATGGATGCGGACCGGATCGTTCTGGACCCTTTTGGTCTGTCCGATCCGTTGATCGATCGCGTTATGCGTTCCGCCATACTCGGAGGAATGGCCGTGATCGATGGGCAATTATTCACAACTGATAGCGCTATGGCGGTGGTGGTAGTGATGCCTAGTGCCACAGGGATCACCCGGGGAAAGGAATTGATGCAAGCGATCAACGGCGCGATCGGTAATGGTCCTACAACCAATTTTACCGGTACTGCCTTTGGTGCAGTGCCAATGGCTGTGGCAAACGCTGACCGCATTGCGGACGACGCAACAATGACCAGCATTGTAGCCGTTCTACTGATCATTGGGTTGCTGATCTGGAGGTATCGTAGTGTACGTATTCCGCTGCTCTTCTTTGTGCCTCCCGCAGTAGGTTTTATCATTGGTCTGGGTGCAATTGCTGCGGTTCGACCTGTCATATCCGCTTTGTCATTGGGTGCTAGCGCAGCGCTGCTTGGTATCGCGTTGGATTATTGCTTTCACTTCTTTACGCATCTGAAACATACAGGTAGCATACGAGCAACATTGAAGGACGTGGCGGGTCCGATGTTACTCGGTTGTTTTACGACCGTGCTGGCCTTCGCTGCACTCTCTTTCGTAGGTAGCCGGATCTTAGCGGACCTGGGTTTCATCGCAGCATTTTTATTGATCGGTGCGGCATTGACCGTTCTGTTCGTCCTTCCACATTTTGCTCCGGTTCCGCAACACACTGCTGCGGTCAATGAAATTGTTGCTGAACCAAAGAAGGGCAGTGCGCTTTGGAACCTGCTCTTCATTGGTGCTGTTACTGCCGTGTTGCTGCCCTTTGTGAACCGAGTGAGCTACGACAATAACCCGGAGCACATAAGTTACATATCGCCGGAAATGAGTGCTGTTCGGGATAGGATCGAAGGTGACACGGCACGTGCGGTTCCTCTGTTCTGGTCGGCAACCGGTGCGAATGAAGAGGAAGCAAGGCAAGCCCTCGAAAATTCTGTTGATCACGTGCGAAGAACCATGGTCGGTTCCATTACGGAACAAGCAGCAATGCCCACGGATCTTTGGCCTTCAAACGAACGTGCGACGGTTCGAGTTGCAAATTGGAAGGCATCCTTTCATGGTGAAGGAGGAGACCGGTTCAAAAGATGGTTCGTGAATGCTGCAATTCAGAACGGGTTTACTCCTGATGCCTTCGATCCATTCCTTGATCAATTGGACGTGGATCAAGTACGAAGACCTGCCGAAGTAGTTCGTATGATCGGCGATGCCGTATTGGTCCATGGATCGGATAGCGTAACGATCGCGGGGCGAATGCTTCTTCCACCGGATGAGATCGCAGCGCTGGAACCCATGGTCGGTTCAATGAAGAATACCAGCGTGTTGCATCGTGGAATGCTCAGTGAGCGCATACAAGAGCTTGTCGGTAGTGATCTGAATGCGATCCTCTGGCGCACTTCACTGATCGTATTCATTGTGCTGTTGCTCACCTACGGTCGTATCGAACTGGCGCTGCTTACGTTCTTGCCGATGGCACTTGGGTGGTTCTGGATCCTGGGCATCTGTGGACTTTTTGGGATCCAATTCAACTTGGTGAATATTCTGGTCTGCACGTTCGTTTTCGGTTTGGGAGATGACTATTGTATTTTCACGACGGAAGGCCTGCTTGCGCGATACAAGACCGGGGTGGATCATACCCGTTCCTATCGGAATGCCGTGGTACTTTCGGTAGTTACTACGATCATCGGTACGGGTGTGCTGCTCTTCGCTGAGCATCCCGCTTTGCGTTCCATCGCGACCCTTAGTGTGATCGGAATGGTGGTCCTGCTTGTTATTTCGTTGACCGTACAACCCGTTCTTTTCCGCTTGTTCATTGGTGGTCGTGCGGCCGCCGGTAAGCAACCGTTCACGTTATTCTCATTCCTGATCTCCGGTTTTGCATTCCTGTACTTTTTGATCGGTTGCATCCTTACAGCGTTGATCTGGTTGTTGCTATTGATCTTCCCTGCCCCGAAGAGAATAAAGCAGCATTGGCTCCGGCATGTGCTACGAGCCTTCACTGGGTCGCTTGTTTATGCGATGGCGAATACGAGCAAGGATATTCAAGGATACGTACCGGCGATCAAAGATCAACCAGCGATCATCATCGCAAATCATGCTTCGTTCATCGACATTCTCGCTATGCTTATGTTCTCATCCAACGTGGTGATGATGACCAACCGTTGGGTATGGAATAGCCCATTCTTCGGCAGAGCAGTTCGCTATGCAGGTTACCTCAGGACGGAAGATGGAGTGGAGGTGAACACTGAACGCGTTCGTGAAGCGATGGCTCAAGGTCTTTCAGTAATCATTTTCCCTGAAGGAACACGTACGAAGGATGGAACGATCGGTCGGTTCCATAAAGGGGCGTTCCATATTGCGGAAGCACTGCAAGTGCCAATAGTTCCCGTAGTTCTACATGGTTTCGGAAAAGCAATGTCCAAGAATGACGCGTTGTTGAAGAATGCGTTATTGACGATCCGCACGTTGCCCGTGATCCAACCAAGCGACCCACAGTTCGGTGAAGGTGATCGTGAACGCACCAAGAAGATCAGCGCATGGTATAAAGCAAAGTACGAAGAGATCAGAAGTACCAAGGAAGGACCCGTCTGGTACCATGAACAGTTGATGCGGAACTTCATGTACAAAGGCCCTGTGCTGGAATGGCATACGCGTATTAAAGCACGCATGGATGCTGGTCTCCATGATCTTTTGCACAAGCGGATCCCCATAGATGCCCGCATCGTTGACCTTGGTAGCGGCCACGGCATGGTGAGTTTTTTATTGGGCTGGAGTGCTCCGGATCGAGTTATTCAAGGGTACGAGCGCGATGCCGACAAGGTGGCGATCGCCAACAACGCATATAGCAGAAGCCCCAACGTAACATTCTCCGTTGCTGACCTTGAAGGCTTGATACCGCCGCCTGCGGATGCATACATTCTGAAGGATGTGCTGCACTACCTTCCACCAATTGAACAGCGTGAACTCATTCTGGCATGCGCTAAGGAACTTTCACCCAAGGGTGCGATCTTTGTACGTGATGGTTTTGCAGCGAACGATGAGCGGCACGATAGAACGAAAAGAACCGAGCGTTACTCCGTTGGGCTAGGTTTCAATCAAGCCAAGGGTGAGTTGCATTTCATGACCAAGGAAGGAATTGTGGCCATTGCTAAGGAAGCTGGACTGAACGTGGAGTGGGCCACCAAGGAAATGCGAACATCGAATGAATTAGTGATCTTGACAAAGGGATGA
- a CDS encoding NAD(P)/FAD-dependent oxidoreductase: MNDSDFDVVIVGSGMGGLECALILAREGYSVCVLEKNHQLGGSLQVFSRDKTILDTGVHYIGGLEPGQNLHTYLNYMGIMDKVKIHQMDMDGFDRIELGSDPKQYHYAQGYPNFIRRMVEDFPNERAAIETYCAKIQEVCDLFPLYRVRLDDKSQWLGEELNLNAEQVIASLTDNLTLRNVLAGTSALYAGDHFSPFYVHALVINTYIESAWRCIDGGSQFAKYLASNARKEGAVIHNRSTVTHFDIGSNGVKAVHTAEGEVYTCKYCIANVHPSLVLDMVGPGHLRPAYASRIRSLEDTISSFTLHLIMKPGEFPYMDYNIYSTDVDNVWSAVEKANDPWPSGYMFTTPLSSRAGGYADAVTVMTYMRYSEWEKWGGSYNTIVSPDERGSDYEEFKQQKEVELLALIEKRFPGISNKVKSMHSSTPLSFRDYIGSPTGSMYGVHKNSNDPMRTFLAPRTKVPNLLLTGQNMNLHGLLGVTVSAIATCSELVGKEYLVNKVLAAS; this comes from the coding sequence ATGAACGATAGTGATTTTGATGTGGTGATCGTTGGGTCGGGAATGGGTGGCCTGGAGTGTGCCTTGATCTTGGCACGTGAAGGTTATTCAGTGTGCGTTCTGGAGAAGAATCATCAGCTAGGTGGTAGCCTTCAGGTGTTCAGCCGCGATAAGACGATCCTTGATACCGGAGTGCATTACATAGGCGGATTGGAACCCGGTCAGAACCTTCATACTTACCTCAATTATATGGGGATCATGGATAAGGTGAAGATCCATCAAATGGATATGGACGGGTTCGATCGGATCGAGCTGGGAAGTGATCCCAAACAATACCATTACGCTCAAGGTTATCCCAATTTCATCCGGCGCATGGTCGAGGATTTTCCGAACGAGCGGGCAGCCATCGAAACGTATTGCGCAAAGATCCAAGAGGTATGCGATCTCTTCCCATTATACCGCGTCCGCTTGGATGACAAATCGCAATGGTTGGGAGAGGAACTGAATTTGAACGCAGAACAGGTCATCGCCTCATTGACCGATAACTTGACCTTGCGAAATGTTCTCGCAGGAACCAGCGCGTTGTATGCCGGTGATCATTTTTCACCTTTCTATGTGCATGCGTTGGTGATCAATACTTACATAGAAAGTGCATGGCGTTGCATTGACGGAGGTTCGCAATTCGCGAAGTATTTGGCATCCAATGCGAGAAAAGAAGGTGCCGTGATCCACAACCGGAGTACGGTTACGCATTTTGATATCGGCAGCAACGGTGTCAAAGCCGTTCATACTGCAGAAGGCGAAGTGTACACGTGCAAATACTGTATTGCGAATGTGCATCCAAGTCTGGTGTTGGATATGGTAGGTCCTGGACATTTGAGGCCTGCCTATGCATCGCGCATACGCTCGTTGGAGGATACGATATCGTCGTTCACCCTTCATCTGATCATGAAGCCCGGCGAGTTTCCGTACATGGACTACAATATCTACTCTACTGATGTTGACAATGTTTGGTCCGCAGTGGAAAAGGCGAACGACCCATGGCCTTCGGGTTATATGTTCACCACACCGCTTTCTTCGCGCGCTGGGGGCTATGCGGATGCAGTGACCGTTATGACCTATATGCGCTATTCCGAATGGGAGAAATGGGGTGGGAGTTACAATACCATTGTCTCGCCGGACGAGCGTGGCTCCGACTACGAGGAATTCAAACAACAGAAGGAAGTTGAGTTATTGGCGTTGATCGAAAAGCGTTTTCCAGGGATCTCCAATAAGGTGAAGTCCATGCATAGCAGTACACCGCTTTCTTTCCGAGATTACATTGGCTCGCCTACTGGTTCCATGTACGGTGTGCATAAGAACAGCAACGATCCCATGCGCACTTTTTTGGCACCGCGCACCAAAGTGCCGAACCTGTTGCTTACTGGACAGAACATGAATCTGCATGGGTTGCTGGGCGTAACGGTCAGCGCCATTGCAACCTGTAGCGAGCTGGTAGGTAAGGAATACTTAGTGAACAAGGTGCTCGCAGCGAGCTAG
- a CDS encoding tryptophan 7-halogenase, which translates to MEHVDALIIGAGPSGTVAAAWLADRGHKVAIVEKAIFPRFVIGESLLPLSMGHWEQTGLLPALKAKNYAVKDGASFFRGDKLFDLAFGEGFTPGWDWTWQVPRADFDDTLAKAVVAKGVPIHFGHAAVSVDLDHAKGVHLVAQDKDGNTKEFTAPFMIDSSGYGGVLVRLLGLSDKPEGNGRMAMFTHIKETDEHRSNFKEPMRISFEVLERDLWFWSIPFSNGSTSAGFVGHKSHFNKAMESGCNKTAMHEMLKLSNEFRERFKGAEFDFEPHVINEYTHYAADLTGKRFVLTGNCAGFLDPVFSSGVGFATESGLRAAKLLDRQLKGETIDWKTEYEAHIKQGAAVFKSYIDDWYSGDLQEVFFADNVEQSHKERIVSVLAGYVWDQSNPYVTKHDRLIKALAHTIRMVKS; encoded by the coding sequence ATGGAACACGTTGATGCACTGATCATTGGTGCAGGTCCTTCCGGCACGGTTGCGGCCGCTTGGTTAGCTGATAGAGGACATAAGGTGGCGATCGTAGAGAAGGCGATATTCCCGCGTTTCGTTATTGGTGAAAGCCTATTGCCGTTGAGCATGGGGCACTGGGAACAAACCGGCCTATTACCTGCGCTTAAGGCAAAGAACTATGCCGTGAAGGACGGAGCCAGTTTCTTTCGGGGCGACAAGCTTTTCGACCTGGCGTTCGGCGAAGGTTTCACACCGGGCTGGGACTGGACCTGGCAGGTACCACGAGCTGATTTCGATGATACGTTGGCCAAGGCTGTTGTGGCCAAGGGCGTACCGATCCACTTTGGCCATGCTGCGGTTTCCGTAGATCTGGATCATGCGAAAGGCGTGCATCTGGTAGCACAGGACAAGGACGGAAACACCAAAGAATTCACAGCGCCATTCATGATCGATAGCAGTGGCTATGGTGGCGTACTCGTGCGGCTCTTAGGTCTTAGCGATAAACCGGAGGGCAACGGTCGCATGGCCATGTTCACGCACATTAAGGAAACCGACGAGCATCGATCCAACTTCAAGGAACCTATGCGCATCAGTTTCGAAGTACTGGAACGCGACCTGTGGTTCTGGAGCATCCCGTTCAGCAATGGTAGCACTTCCGCAGGATTCGTGGGGCACAAAAGCCATTTCAACAAAGCGATGGAAAGCGGTTGCAACAAAACGGCCATGCACGAAATGCTGAAGCTTTCCAACGAGTTCAGGGAACGCTTCAAGGGTGCTGAATTCGATTTCGAGCCGCACGTGATCAACGAATACACACACTACGCCGCAGACCTTACCGGAAAGCGGTTTGTACTAACCGGTAATTGTGCGGGTTTCTTGGATCCTGTTTTTTCCAGCGGTGTGGGCTTTGCAACGGAAAGTGGCTTGCGCGCTGCCAAGTTGTTGGATCGCCAATTGAAAGGTGAGACCATCGACTGGAAAACGGAATACGAAGCGCATATTAAGCAAGGTGCCGCGGTATTCAAGAGCTACATCGATGATTGGTATAGTGGAGATCTGCAAGAAGTGTTCTTCGCAGACAATGTAGAGCAGTCACACAAAGAACGGATCGTCAGTGTTCTGGCCGGCTACGTGTGGGACCAGAGCAATCCGTATGTTACCAAGCATGATAGGTTGATCAAGGCCCTAGCTCACACCATTCGTATGGTGAAGAGCTAG
- a CDS encoding AMP-binding protein: MTPVRTVSALQDQELASMQAHVADLFQRSPWYKKVLHDAGVSPQDLRIWKDIQDLPFTTKEDLALHNERFLCVPMNKIVDHVFTSGSTGLPVPFQLSEKDLDRLAKSEAGSLSSAGITSNDVVQITTTMDKRFMAGLAYWLGLRRIGAGIIRSGPGNTAGQWETAERCGTTALITVPSFLLRMLEERALHVQDIRKTTIKRAICIGEPITDPNGGPNVLAKRIMALSDIALFGTYASTEMATACTETKPFGGHVVPNDLIIIEVLDENDQPVADGGIGEVIATPLGVEAMPLLRFRTGDICSHRIILTADGSEKRVLGPVIGRKGQRLKVKGTTVYPQQIVDAMNNAAGVRSFVILRELDENSQDVVRVLLEAPQESLELVGTLLSDTLRVKPLLEIADRKTIEKLRNDPRNRKPTPFIDNTHKPKP, encoded by the coding sequence ATGACACCCGTTAGAACAGTATCCGCATTACAGGACCAAGAATTAGCGAGTATGCAAGCGCACGTTGCTGATCTGTTCCAACGCTCACCGTGGTACAAAAAGGTACTACATGACGCGGGTGTTTCGCCGCAGGACCTGCGCATCTGGAAAGATATTCAGGATCTCCCGTTCACTACCAAAGAGGATCTGGCTTTGCACAATGAACGTTTCCTGTGCGTACCGATGAACAAAATAGTTGACCATGTGTTCACTTCGGGTTCCACCGGTCTTCCTGTACCGTTCCAACTATCCGAAAAAGACCTTGATCGGTTGGCCAAAAGCGAAGCAGGATCTTTATCCTCCGCGGGAATAACCAGCAATGATGTGGTACAGATCACCACTACAATGGACAAGCGCTTTATGGCTGGATTGGCATACTGGCTTGGTCTACGTCGGATCGGTGCAGGTATCATACGCAGTGGCCCAGGCAATACTGCAGGCCAATGGGAAACCGCAGAACGCTGCGGCACAACGGCCTTGATCACGGTACCGAGTTTTTTATTGCGCATGCTGGAAGAACGTGCATTACACGTTCAGGACATTCGGAAGACAACGATCAAACGCGCCATCTGTATCGGTGAACCGATAACCGATCCAAATGGAGGGCCGAACGTACTGGCAAAGCGCATTATGGCCTTAAGCGACATTGCGCTTTTCGGCACCTATGCGAGTACGGAAATGGCCACGGCCTGCACAGAGACAAAGCCTTTCGGAGGTCACGTGGTTCCGAACGATCTGATCATCATCGAAGTGTTGGACGAAAATGACCAACCGGTTGCGGATGGTGGAATTGGCGAGGTAATAGCTACGCCATTAGGTGTTGAAGCCATGCCATTATTGCGATTCCGAACGGGGGATATTTGCTCGCATCGAATTATCCTCACAGCAGATGGGTCCGAAAAACGCGTTCTGGGGCCGGTGATCGGAAGAAAAGGCCAGCGTTTGAAAGTTAAAGGGACCACTGTGTATCCTCAGCAGATCGTTGATGCAATGAACAATGCCGCCGGTGTGCGATCATTTGTCATACTGCGGGAACTGGATGAGAATTCCCAGGATGTGGTACGTGTTTTGTTGGAAGCGCCACAGGAGTCTTTAGAACTTGTAGGAACTCTGCTTAGTGATACCTTGCGTGTAAAGCCTCTATTGGAAATTGCGGATCGAAAGACCATCGAAAAACTAAGGAACGATCCACGGAATAGAAAGCCTACACCGTTCATAGACAATACCCACAAACCAAAACCATAA
- a CDS encoding peptidase C45: MISDTPRKGRAWRRLGRIVIILISLILLGAIGFAIDVYIPAPLADGEEANLPERTTTADGRYHVGNNWLGRDTAGLYEVYIEGADLERGLAYGSLAKELIVHQEEVFIDRIQAMIPGKGKLTYLKYFSAWFDRDIDEYIPREYLREIYGVSRAFSDEFDAVGPKFIRALNYHAAHDIGHALQDLAVVGCTSFAAWGDRTADNELLIARNFDFWMGEEFARDKLITFINPDGGIPHVLVSWGGFMGATSAMNLEGLTITINASRSSIPMGARLPISLLARDIVEHAKNMEEAIAIARQHEVFVSESILIGSASDGRAVIIEKAPDGMDVFDPDNGLVVCSNHYQSNRFASTEVNEANKRESDSMARFKRMMQLVDSTPGLDPTNAVSILRDRKGQDGSDVGLGDPSTINQLLAHHAVVMQPEQRRIWVSNAPYQEGAFVCYDLRDVFARCENGIVRGALKDTAYTIAADPFILTDEFAAHERWQRVRMAITERILTGNSFTLDAREETDFIADNPNSWLTYAALGDLRKAEGNHGSAADLYRKTLTLPISSLQEEMKIKRKLELCSTEK; the protein is encoded by the coding sequence ATGATATCCGATACACCACGCAAGGGCCGCGCTTGGCGACGACTAGGCAGAATTGTAATTATCCTTATTTCGCTGATCCTACTTGGCGCTATTGGGTTCGCTATTGATGTATACATACCTGCACCGTTAGCGGATGGCGAAGAAGCTAACCTTCCCGAACGAACAACAACAGCCGATGGCAGATATCACGTAGGCAACAATTGGCTGGGCAGGGATACGGCAGGGTTGTACGAAGTGTATATTGAAGGTGCCGACTTGGAACGCGGCTTAGCCTATGGATCCCTAGCTAAGGAGTTGATCGTTCACCAGGAAGAAGTCTTCATCGATCGGATCCAAGCCATGATCCCTGGAAAAGGGAAGCTCACTTATCTGAAGTATTTCTCGGCGTGGTTCGATCGCGATATCGATGAGTACATACCACGGGAATACTTGCGGGAGATCTACGGTGTGAGCCGAGCATTCAGTGATGAATTCGATGCGGTAGGCCCGAAATTCATCCGCGCCTTGAACTACCATGCAGCTCATGATATTGGCCATGCTCTGCAGGACTTGGCCGTAGTTGGCTGCACGTCATTCGCAGCGTGGGGTGACCGAACAGCTGACAATGAACTACTGATCGCACGCAACTTCGATTTCTGGATGGGTGAGGAATTTGCGCGGGACAAATTGATCACATTCATCAACCCTGATGGCGGCATTCCGCATGTGCTTGTTTCCTGGGGTGGATTCATGGGCGCCACCTCAGCTATGAATCTAGAAGGTCTTACCATTACCATTAATGCTTCGCGATCCAGCATTCCTATGGGTGCTCGGTTGCCGATCTCGCTCTTGGCACGCGATATTGTTGAACATGCAAAGAACATGGAAGAAGCGATCGCAATTGCACGGCAGCATGAGGTTTTTGTTTCGGAAAGCATCCTTATCGGATCCGCTTCTGACGGTAGAGCCGTGATCATTGAAAAGGCACCCGATGGCATGGATGTGTTCGACCCGGATAACGGGCTTGTGGTGTGCAGCAATCACTATCAAAGCAATCGTTTTGCCTCCACAGAGGTGAATGAAGCGAATAAGCGGGAAAGCGACTCCATGGCGCGTTTCAAGCGGATGATGCAATTGGTGGATAGCACACCGGGCCTTGACCCTACCAATGCGGTAAGTATTCTTCGTGATCGGAAAGGCCAGGATGGTTCCGATGTTGGTCTTGGGGATCCGAGTACGATCAATCAGTTGCTGGCGCATCATGCAGTTGTAATGCAACCGGAACAACGCAGAATATGGGTTTCGAATGCTCCGTATCAAGAAGGTGCTTTTGTGTGTTACGATCTTCGTGATGTATTCGCGCGTTGCGAAAATGGAATAGTGCGTGGAGCACTTAAGGACACAGCATATACTATTGCAGCAGACCCGTTCATCCTAACGGATGAGTTTGCTGCACACGAACGTTGGCAACGCGTTCGTATGGCAATTACGGAACGGATACTTACCGGAAATTCGTTCACACTAGATGCCAGGGAAGAAACAGACTTCATTGCCGACAACCCGAATAGTTGGCTCACGTATGCGGCCCTAGGTGATCTTCGCAAAGCCGAAGGAAACCATGGATCAGCGGCGGATCTGTACCGAAAGACATTAACGTTACCGATCTCATCCTTGCAGGAAGAAATGAAGATCAAAAGAAAATTGGAACTTTGTTCGACAGAAAAATGA